A stretch of Henckelia pumila isolate YLH828 chromosome 4, ASM3356847v2, whole genome shotgun sequence DNA encodes these proteins:
- the LOC140866500 gene encoding late embryogenesis abundant protein At1g64065-like translates to MADKNQRWFPVSFNNGRTQIDDEQRKRRRKKCLIYLFLLGTIKAGITLLFLLTVLRFRTPKFRIRSATFETFGYSAASPSFNTRMRAEITLKNSNFIKYKFPSSDISFYYNGEPVGSAFFPDSRVRARSTEEWEVEVELSAVGLAGPEQLGNDLRSGVLVLNGRSRLSGRVELLKLLKKKKSTEMDCILAIDLNRRMGWLPTPTRFV, encoded by the exons ATGGCGGACAAGAATCAACGGTGGTTTCCAGTATCCTTCAACAATGGCAGAACCCAGATCGACGACGAACAACGCAAACGGAGGCGCAAGAAATGCCTAATCTACCTCTTCCTATTGGGAACCATCAAAGCCGGGATCACGCTACTGTTCCTCCTAACAGTCCTCAGGTTCCGGACCCCCAAATTCCGCATCCGGTCCGCCACCTTCGAGACCTTCGGCTACTCCGCCGCCAGTCCGTCGTTCAACACCCGGATGCGCGCCGAGATAACGCTcaagaactcgaacttcatcaAGTACAAGTTCCCGAGCTCGGACATCTCGTTCTACTACAACGGCGAGCCCGTGGGTTCGGCGTTCTTCCCCGATTCGCGGGTCAGGGCGCGGTCTACGGAGGAGtgggaggtggaggtggagttATCGGCGGTCGGATTGGCCGGCCCCGAGCAGCTGGGGAATGATCTGAGATCGGGGGTTCTGGTACTGAATGGACGGTCGAGATTGAGTGGGAGGGTGGAGCTACTGAAGCtgctgaagaagaagaaatctacGGAGATGGATTGCATCCTAGCCATCGATTTGAACCGGAGAATG GGATGGTTACCGACTCCGACGAGGTTTGTTTGA
- the LOC140865240 gene encoding late embryogenesis abundant protein At1g64065-like, whose protein sequence is MATKEQEFQNIPLAAGNGHAHRDTEATTVASHDAREQRRKKRRKWLLYIVLFIIFQSAVIAVFSLTIMKIRRPKLSVRGATFENFTLDSSAAAKPTLAARMNVELRLKNSNFGRYKYKATNITFVYRGTPVGEAAIGESRVSWQSKKRIFVAVDLDFAAAQSDPQLVSDLNAGVVPISGHATVRGKVELLFVFKKSKSTEMNCSTYILTASQKLNDIACG, encoded by the coding sequence ATGGCTACAAAGGAGCAAGAGTTTCAAAACATCCCACTGGCCGCCGGCAACGGCCACGCGCACAGAGACACGGAGGCGACCACCGTGGCTTCCCACGACGCCAGAGAGCAACGCAGGAAGAAACGCCGAAAGTGGTTGCTCTACATAGTCTTGTTCATCATCTTCCAGTCCGCGGTCATCGCGGTCTTCTCGCTGACCATAATGAAAATCAGAAggccgaagttaagcgtgcgtGGGGCGACGTTCGAAAACTTCACCCTCGACAGCTCGGCGGCAGCCAAGCCGACGCTCGCCGCGAGGATGAACGTCGAGCTGCGGCTCAAGAACTCCAACTTCGGTCGCTACAAGTACAAGGCCACCAACATTACCTTCGTTTACAGGGGAACGCCCGTCGGGGAGGCGGCGATCGGCGAGTCCCGCGTGAGTTGGCAGTCGAAGAAGAGAATTTTTGTGGCCGTTGATTTAGATTTCGCCGCCGCGCAATCGGATCCGCAGCTCGTCAGCGATCTGAATGCTGGGGTGGTGCCCATCTCCGGCCATGCTACGGTGAGGGGGAAAGTGGAGCTTTTGTTTGTGTTCAAGAAGAGCAAATCCACTGAGATGAATTGTTCTACGTATATTTTGACAGCTTCGCAGAAGTTGAACGATATAGCTTGCGGTTGA
- the LOC140866995 gene encoding late embryogenesis abundant protein At1g64065-like yields the protein MAEKPYSPSQANPYGRVDEEVASVAQRDEKRRKRMKCFVYMLAFIVLQTSVFLIFGLTIMKVRSPKFRVRSATFDTFEVTTLDTNSSFNIKMIAELGVKNPNFGKYKYQNSTIEFYYQGMYKVGEAVVPRASAKSRSTRKFVLTVDLLSTNVPPEAISGQFGSRATIPLTSLSTLEGKVEIMKLMKKKKSSNMNCTMEINISSKNIENLTCK from the coding sequence ATGGCAGAAAAACCCTATAGTCCATCCCAAGCGAACCCTTATGGTCGCGTGGACGAAGAAGTTGCCAGCGTAGCCCAAAGAGACGAGAAACGTCGAAAGCGTATGAAATGCTTTGTGTACATGCTAGCATTCATCGTGCTTCAAACATCCGTGTTTCTCATCTTCGGCCTCACCATCATGAAAGTCCGGTCTCCGAAATTTAGGGTACGGTCCGCTACCTTCGACACATTCGAAGTCACAACACTAGACACAAACTCATCGTTCAACATCAAAATGATAGCCGAGTTGGGAGTCAAGAACCCCAACTTTGGAAAGTATAAGTACCAAAATAGCACGATCGAGTTCTACTATCAGGGCATGTATAAAGTTGGCGAGGCGGTCGTGCCTCGAGCGAGTGCTAAGTCCCGCTCGACTAGGAAATTCGTGCTCACGGTTGATTTGTTATCGACGAACGTGCCCCCGGAGGCGATCTCGGGTCAGTTCGGGTCCCGTGCTACAATTCCATTGACTAGTCTATCTACTCTGGAGGGAAAAGTGGAGATCATGAAATtgatgaagaagaaaaagtCCTCTAATATGAATTGCACGATGGAAATCAATATCTCTTCCAAGAATATTGAAAATCTCACCTGCAAATGA